The Apium graveolens cultivar Ventura chromosome 11, ASM990537v1, whole genome shotgun sequence genome has a window encoding:
- the LOC141696882 gene encoding two pore calcium channel protein 1A-like isoform X3 codes for MDRVVMDFLFPIIFYFTNKRNQPINLFILTVCLNCKLLKTPQKPLWCSQDAAAISCNNRDYYFLGQLPYLTGAESLIYEGVTLLILMAHMFFPISYEGLNLYWRSRLNKLKVIFLLALIVDVLLYALFLSPVGMYSLPFRIAPYIRVIFLILNIRDLRDSIVVLAGMIVTYLNVLALGLLYLLFSSWLAYVMFEDTEQGKTVFTSFGATTYQMFILFTTSNNPDVWIPAYKVSRWYSLFFVLYELLGVYFVTNLILAVVYDSFKDQLAKQISGKDRMRKRILKKAFNLIDENSHDFLNIDQCVHLFEELNRYRTLPDISKEDFELIFAELDDSNDFKINLDEFYDLCNAIALRFQKEDSLPWLEKFPTFYNSPFSRKLKAFVRSTVFGYVVEFILILNIVTVIIETTLDVQDNSGQKVWQSLEFAFGWLYVLEMALKVYAYGFENYWRDGQNRFDFVITWVIVVGETATFVSPDGLTFLSNGEWIRYLLIARMLRLIRLLMYVRRYRAFVATFLTLIPSLMPYLGTIFCVLCFYCSLGVQFFGGIVNAGNPYAFETDMADSDYLLFNFNDFQSGLLTLYNLLVQNNWQIWIESYKELTVTGWTYAYFISFYVITVLLLLNLVVAFVLEAFFAEMEVEDSEKRECLDKESGRKDCRRNVGTKTRSQRVDILLHHMLGPELHHDS; via the exons ATGGACCGAGTGGTCATGGACTTCCTTTTCccaataattttctattttacAAACAAAAGAAATCAGCCCATTAATTTGTTTATTTTAACTG TTTGTCTGAATTGTAAGTTGTTGAAAACTCCACAGAAACCACTGTGGTGCTCTCAGGATGCTGCTGCAATTTCTTGCAATAACAGAGACTACTACTTTCTTGGCCAGCTGCCATACTTAACTGGTGCCGAGTCTCTTATCTACGAG GGAGTAACACTTTTAATTCTCATGGCACATATGTTTTTTCCGATTTCATATGAAGGTTTGAACCTGTACTGGAGAAGTCGACTTAACAAACTGAAG GTCATTTTCCTGTTAGCTCTGATTGTCGATGTTTTACTCTATGCACTTTTTCTCTCTCCGGTGGGCATGTATTCTCTCCCATTCCGAATTGCTCCTTACATCCGGGTTATTTTTCTCATTCTGAACATCAG GGATTTACGAGACAGCATAGTCGTCCTGGCTGGAATGATTGTGACATATCTAAATGTCTTG GCCTTAGGACTTCTATATCTTCTGTTTTCGAGTTGGTTGGCATATGTCATGTTTGAAGATACTGAACAAGGGAAGACAGTGTTTACTTCATTTGGCGCAACAACATATCAGATGTTTATTTTATTTACCACATCTAATAATCCAGATGTCTGGATTCCTGCATACAAAGTGTCGCGTTGGTATAGCCTGTTCTTTGTTCTCTATGAGCTGCTGGGTGTTTACTTTGTCACCAACTTGATCCTTGCTGTTGTATACGACAGCTTTAAGGATCAGTTAGCTAAACAGATTAGTGGGAAGGATCGTATGAGAAAAAGAATATTAAAGAAAGCATTTAATCTTATTGATGAAAATAGTCATGATTTTCTTAATATAGATCAATGCGTCCATTTGTTCGAGGAACTCAACAGATACAGGACATTGCCTGATATATCGAAAGAAGATTTTGAGTTAATTTTTGCAGAGTTGGATGACAGTAATGACTTCAAGATCAATTTGGATGAGTTTTATGATCTTTGCAATGCTATAGCATTAAGATTTCAGAAAGAGGATTCGCTTCCTTGGTTGGAAAAATTTCCGACATTCTACAATTCACCCTTTTCTCGGAAGTTGAAAGCCTTTGTTCGAAGCACAGTTTTTGGATATGTTGTAGAATTCATTCTCATCTTAAATATTGTCACGGTTATTATCGAAACAACCCTTGATGTACAGGACAACTCCGGGCAAAAGGTTTGGCAGAGCCTGGAGTTTGCCTTTGGATGGTTGTATGTACTGGAAATGGCACTTAAAGTTTATGCATATGGGTTTGAAAATTATTGGAGGGATGGTCAAAATCGTTTTGATTTCGTTATCACCTGGGTTATAGTTGTTGGAGAAACAGCAACATTTGTCTCCCCTGATGGACTGACTTTTCTTTCAAATGGAGAATGGATTCGTTATCTTTTGATAGCAAGAATGTTGAGATTAATAAGGCTATTAATGTATGTACGTCGTTACCGAGCCTTTGTTGCGACATTTCTTACTCTCATACCAAGTTTAATGCCATATCTGGGAACTATATTTTGCGTCTTGTGCTTTTATTGCTCTCTTGGGGTACAGTTCTTTGGTGGGATAGTAAACGCGGGAAACCCCTATGCATTTGAAACAGATATGGCAGATAGCGACTATctactttttaattttaatgaCTTCCAAAGTGGATTGTTGACTCTTTACAATTTATTAGTGCAGAATAACTGGCAAATATGGATTGAGAGCTACAAAGAGCTAACAGTTACGGGTTGGACTTACGCATACTTTATCAGCTTTTATGTGATAACAGTTCTACTGCTCTTGAATTTGGTTGTAGCATTTGTGCTGGAGGCGTTCTTTGCTGAAATGGAAGTCGAAGATTCAGAAAAACGCGAGTGCTTGGACAAGGAAAGTGGAAGGAAGGATTGCCGGCGTAATGTCGGGACGAAAACACGAAGTCAGAGAGTTGATATCCTGTTGCATCATATGTTGGGTCCAGAGCTACATCATGATTCATGA
- the LOC141696882 gene encoding two pore calcium channel protein 1A-like isoform X1 yields the protein MDIGLLTEEGSNNGGGGTTTTSNQRAQPKYVRRSNVIAYGSSYQKAAALVDLAEDGVGIPEEVLDQPSFEKCAKLYFFFIQFDILWTLNYFALLALNFFEKPLWCSQDAAAISCNNRDYYFLGQLPYLTGAESLIYEGVTLLILMAHMFFPISYEGLNLYWRSRLNKLKVIFLLALIVDVLLYALFLSPVGMYSLPFRIAPYIRVIFLILNIRDLRDSIVVLAGMIVTYLNVLALGLLYLLFSSWLAYVMFEDTEQGKTVFTSFGATTYQMFILFTTSNNPDVWIPAYKVSRWYSLFFVLYELLGVYFVTNLILAVVYDSFKDQLAKQISGKDRMRKRILKKAFNLIDENSHDFLNIDQCVHLFEELNRYRTLPDISKEDFELIFAELDDSNDFKINLDEFYDLCNAIALRFQKEDSLPWLEKFPTFYNSPFSRKLKAFVRSTVFGYVVEFILILNIVTVIIETTLDVQDNSGQKVWQSLEFAFGWLYVLEMALKVYAYGFENYWRDGQNRFDFVITWVIVVGETATFVSPDGLTFLSNGEWIRYLLIARMLRLIRLLMYVRRYRAFVATFLTLIPSLMPYLGTIFCVLCFYCSLGVQFFGGIVNAGNPYAFETDMADSDYLLFNFNDFQSGLLTLYNLLVQNNWQIWIESYKELTVTGWTYAYFISFYVITVLLLLNLVVAFVLEAFFAEMEVEDSEKRECLDKESGRKDCRRNVGTKTRSQRVDILLHHMLGPELHHDS from the exons ATGGATATAGGTTTACTGACAGAAGAAGGAAGTAACAATGGAGGTGGCGGAACTACAACGACGTCTAATCAGCGGGCGCAACCTAAGTACGTTCGGAGGTCCAACGTCATAGCTTATGGTTCTTCTTATCAGAAGGCTGCTGCCCTTGTTGATCTC GCTGAAGATGGCGTTGGTATACCGGAGGAAGTTCTTGATCAGCCAAGCTTTGAAAAATGTGCCAAGCTCTATTTTTTCTTCATTCAGTTTGATATCTTGTGGACCCTTAATTATTTTGCATTGTTAGCTCTTAACTTCTTCGAG AAACCACTGTGGTGCTCTCAGGATGCTGCTGCAATTTCTTGCAATAACAGAGACTACTACTTTCTTGGCCAGCTGCCATACTTAACTGGTGCCGAGTCTCTTATCTACGAG GGAGTAACACTTTTAATTCTCATGGCACATATGTTTTTTCCGATTTCATATGAAGGTTTGAACCTGTACTGGAGAAGTCGACTTAACAAACTGAAG GTCATTTTCCTGTTAGCTCTGATTGTCGATGTTTTACTCTATGCACTTTTTCTCTCTCCGGTGGGCATGTATTCTCTCCCATTCCGAATTGCTCCTTACATCCGGGTTATTTTTCTCATTCTGAACATCAG GGATTTACGAGACAGCATAGTCGTCCTGGCTGGAATGATTGTGACATATCTAAATGTCTTG GCCTTAGGACTTCTATATCTTCTGTTTTCGAGTTGGTTGGCATATGTCATGTTTGAAGATACTGAACAAGGGAAGACAGTGTTTACTTCATTTGGCGCAACAACATATCAGATGTTTATTTTATTTACCACATCTAATAATCCAGATGTCTGGATTCCTGCATACAAAGTGTCGCGTTGGTATAGCCTGTTCTTTGTTCTCTATGAGCTGCTGGGTGTTTACTTTGTCACCAACTTGATCCTTGCTGTTGTATACGACAGCTTTAAGGATCAGTTAGCTAAACAGATTAGTGGGAAGGATCGTATGAGAAAAAGAATATTAAAGAAAGCATTTAATCTTATTGATGAAAATAGTCATGATTTTCTTAATATAGATCAATGCGTCCATTTGTTCGAGGAACTCAACAGATACAGGACATTGCCTGATATATCGAAAGAAGATTTTGAGTTAATTTTTGCAGAGTTGGATGACAGTAATGACTTCAAGATCAATTTGGATGAGTTTTATGATCTTTGCAATGCTATAGCATTAAGATTTCAGAAAGAGGATTCGCTTCCTTGGTTGGAAAAATTTCCGACATTCTACAATTCACCCTTTTCTCGGAAGTTGAAAGCCTTTGTTCGAAGCACAGTTTTTGGATATGTTGTAGAATTCATTCTCATCTTAAATATTGTCACGGTTATTATCGAAACAACCCTTGATGTACAGGACAACTCCGGGCAAAAGGTTTGGCAGAGCCTGGAGTTTGCCTTTGGATGGTTGTATGTACTGGAAATGGCACTTAAAGTTTATGCATATGGGTTTGAAAATTATTGGAGGGATGGTCAAAATCGTTTTGATTTCGTTATCACCTGGGTTATAGTTGTTGGAGAAACAGCAACATTTGTCTCCCCTGATGGACTGACTTTTCTTTCAAATGGAGAATGGATTCGTTATCTTTTGATAGCAAGAATGTTGAGATTAATAAGGCTATTAATGTATGTACGTCGTTACCGAGCCTTTGTTGCGACATTTCTTACTCTCATACCAAGTTTAATGCCATATCTGGGAACTATATTTTGCGTCTTGTGCTTTTATTGCTCTCTTGGGGTACAGTTCTTTGGTGGGATAGTAAACGCGGGAAACCCCTATGCATTTGAAACAGATATGGCAGATAGCGACTATctactttttaattttaatgaCTTCCAAAGTGGATTGTTGACTCTTTACAATTTATTAGTGCAGAATAACTGGCAAATATGGATTGAGAGCTACAAAGAGCTAACAGTTACGGGTTGGACTTACGCATACTTTATCAGCTTTTATGTGATAACAGTTCTACTGCTCTTGAATTTGGTTGTAGCATTTGTGCTGGAGGCGTTCTTTGCTGAAATGGAAGTCGAAGATTCAGAAAAACGCGAGTGCTTGGACAAGGAAAGTGGAAGGAAGGATTGCCGGCGTAATGTCGGGACGAAAACACGAAGTCAGAGAGTTGATATCCTGTTGCATCATATGTTGGGTCCAGAGCTACATCATGATTCATGA
- the LOC141695370 gene encoding uncharacterized protein LOC141695370: protein MTYEDAEGVTEEEEEVLEMEEEVMGAKISLEAIEGVSTFQTMRVTGHVGKKELHILLDSGSTHNFIDVNKALKLQCKVDTITPMGVRVADGGQLICDKIIRGFTWKMQGHSFNADVLLLPLTGSDMVLGVQWFSNLGPVLWDFAKLTMQFKHNGQKVSLRGMGSKKLKSITSSKMDKLLHATGEIFMLQIFPVDVDHTPHITPTLHTCETTHDSDITAVLQQYTEVFTDIQDLPPKRPQFDHRILLKEGTYVINIRPYRYSTVQKDVIEELIQEMLKQGVIQPSNSLFAAPVVLVKKKDGSWRMCIDYRSLNKATVKDKFPIPIIEELLDELDGTKYFSKIDLKSGYH from the coding sequence ATGACTTACGAAGATGCAGAAGGGGTCACAGAAGAAGAGGAGGAGGTATTAGAAATGGAGGAAGAAGTCATGGGTGCAAAAATCTCGCTTGAAGCTATTGAAGGAGTGTCTACATTCCAAACAATGCGAGTAACGGGTCACGTGGGAAAGAAGGAGCTGCACATACTGCTAGATAGTGGAAGCACACACAATTTTATTGACGTAAACAAGGCCTTGAAGCTACAATGCAAGGTCGATACTATTACGCCAATGGGGGTTCGTGTTGCTGATGGGGGCCAGCTGATATGTGATAAAATAATTCGAGGATTTACATGGAAAATGCAGGGCCACTCTTTCAATGCAGATGTTCTGCTCTTACCATTAACAGGTAGTGATATGGTGCTAGGAGTTCAATGGTTTTCCAACCTTGGGCCAGTTTTATGGGACTTTGCCAAGCTGACAATGCAGTTTAAACACAATGGTCAAAAGGTGAGTCTAAGGGGTATGGGGAGTAAGAAGCTTAAAAGCATCACATCATCCAAAATGGACAAACTGTTACATGCTACTGGGGAAATTTTTATGCTGCAAATTTTTCCTGTAGATGTAGACCACACCCCTCATATTACACCAACTTTACACACTTGTGAAACCACCCATGACAGTGACATAACAGCAGTTCTACAACAGTATACTGAAGTCTTCACGGATATCCAGGACCTCCCTCCCAAACGGCCACAGTTTGACCACCGAATTCTCCTCAAAGAAGGGACATATGTCATTAATATTAGGCCGTACAGATACTCAACTGTGCAGAAAGATGTTATTGAAGAATTGATCCAAGAAATGCTAAAACAAGGGGTGATCCAGCCTAGCAACAGTCTGTTTGCTGCACCTGTCGTGttagttaaaaagaaagatgGGTCTTGGAGAATGTGTATAGACTATAGGTCTCTCAACAAAGCTACTGTGAAGGATAAGTTTCCCATTCCAATAATCGAGGAGCTCTTAGATGAGTTGGACGGTACTAAGTATTTTTCGAAAATCGACCTCAAGTCCGGATACCACTAA
- the LOC141696882 gene encoding two pore calcium channel protein 1A-like isoform X2, with the protein MDRVVMDFLFPIIFYFTNKRNQPINLFILTAVCLNCKLLKTPQKPLWCSQDAAAISCNNRDYYFLGQLPYLTGAESLIYEGVTLLILMAHMFFPISYEGLNLYWRSRLNKLKVIFLLALIVDVLLYALFLSPVGMYSLPFRIAPYIRVIFLILNIRDLRDSIVVLAGMIVTYLNVLALGLLYLLFSSWLAYVMFEDTEQGKTVFTSFGATTYQMFILFTTSNNPDVWIPAYKVSRWYSLFFVLYELLGVYFVTNLILAVVYDSFKDQLAKQISGKDRMRKRILKKAFNLIDENSHDFLNIDQCVHLFEELNRYRTLPDISKEDFELIFAELDDSNDFKINLDEFYDLCNAIALRFQKEDSLPWLEKFPTFYNSPFSRKLKAFVRSTVFGYVVEFILILNIVTVIIETTLDVQDNSGQKVWQSLEFAFGWLYVLEMALKVYAYGFENYWRDGQNRFDFVITWVIVVGETATFVSPDGLTFLSNGEWIRYLLIARMLRLIRLLMYVRRYRAFVATFLTLIPSLMPYLGTIFCVLCFYCSLGVQFFGGIVNAGNPYAFETDMADSDYLLFNFNDFQSGLLTLYNLLVQNNWQIWIESYKELTVTGWTYAYFISFYVITVLLLLNLVVAFVLEAFFAEMEVEDSEKRECLDKESGRKDCRRNVGTKTRSQRVDILLHHMLGPELHHDS; encoded by the exons ATGGACCGAGTGGTCATGGACTTCCTTTTCccaataattttctattttacAAACAAAAGAAATCAGCCCATTAATTTGTTTATTTTAACTG CAGTTTGTCTGAATTGTAAGTTGTTGAAAACTCCACAGAAACCACTGTGGTGCTCTCAGGATGCTGCTGCAATTTCTTGCAATAACAGAGACTACTACTTTCTTGGCCAGCTGCCATACTTAACTGGTGCCGAGTCTCTTATCTACGAG GGAGTAACACTTTTAATTCTCATGGCACATATGTTTTTTCCGATTTCATATGAAGGTTTGAACCTGTACTGGAGAAGTCGACTTAACAAACTGAAG GTCATTTTCCTGTTAGCTCTGATTGTCGATGTTTTACTCTATGCACTTTTTCTCTCTCCGGTGGGCATGTATTCTCTCCCATTCCGAATTGCTCCTTACATCCGGGTTATTTTTCTCATTCTGAACATCAG GGATTTACGAGACAGCATAGTCGTCCTGGCTGGAATGATTGTGACATATCTAAATGTCTTG GCCTTAGGACTTCTATATCTTCTGTTTTCGAGTTGGTTGGCATATGTCATGTTTGAAGATACTGAACAAGGGAAGACAGTGTTTACTTCATTTGGCGCAACAACATATCAGATGTTTATTTTATTTACCACATCTAATAATCCAGATGTCTGGATTCCTGCATACAAAGTGTCGCGTTGGTATAGCCTGTTCTTTGTTCTCTATGAGCTGCTGGGTGTTTACTTTGTCACCAACTTGATCCTTGCTGTTGTATACGACAGCTTTAAGGATCAGTTAGCTAAACAGATTAGTGGGAAGGATCGTATGAGAAAAAGAATATTAAAGAAAGCATTTAATCTTATTGATGAAAATAGTCATGATTTTCTTAATATAGATCAATGCGTCCATTTGTTCGAGGAACTCAACAGATACAGGACATTGCCTGATATATCGAAAGAAGATTTTGAGTTAATTTTTGCAGAGTTGGATGACAGTAATGACTTCAAGATCAATTTGGATGAGTTTTATGATCTTTGCAATGCTATAGCATTAAGATTTCAGAAAGAGGATTCGCTTCCTTGGTTGGAAAAATTTCCGACATTCTACAATTCACCCTTTTCTCGGAAGTTGAAAGCCTTTGTTCGAAGCACAGTTTTTGGATATGTTGTAGAATTCATTCTCATCTTAAATATTGTCACGGTTATTATCGAAACAACCCTTGATGTACAGGACAACTCCGGGCAAAAGGTTTGGCAGAGCCTGGAGTTTGCCTTTGGATGGTTGTATGTACTGGAAATGGCACTTAAAGTTTATGCATATGGGTTTGAAAATTATTGGAGGGATGGTCAAAATCGTTTTGATTTCGTTATCACCTGGGTTATAGTTGTTGGAGAAACAGCAACATTTGTCTCCCCTGATGGACTGACTTTTCTTTCAAATGGAGAATGGATTCGTTATCTTTTGATAGCAAGAATGTTGAGATTAATAAGGCTATTAATGTATGTACGTCGTTACCGAGCCTTTGTTGCGACATTTCTTACTCTCATACCAAGTTTAATGCCATATCTGGGAACTATATTTTGCGTCTTGTGCTTTTATTGCTCTCTTGGGGTACAGTTCTTTGGTGGGATAGTAAACGCGGGAAACCCCTATGCATTTGAAACAGATATGGCAGATAGCGACTATctactttttaattttaatgaCTTCCAAAGTGGATTGTTGACTCTTTACAATTTATTAGTGCAGAATAACTGGCAAATATGGATTGAGAGCTACAAAGAGCTAACAGTTACGGGTTGGACTTACGCATACTTTATCAGCTTTTATGTGATAACAGTTCTACTGCTCTTGAATTTGGTTGTAGCATTTGTGCTGGAGGCGTTCTTTGCTGAAATGGAAGTCGAAGATTCAGAAAAACGCGAGTGCTTGGACAAGGAAAGTGGAAGGAAGGATTGCCGGCGTAATGTCGGGACGAAAACACGAAGTCAGAGAGTTGATATCCTGTTGCATCATATGTTGGGTCCAGAGCTACATCATGATTCATGA
- the LOC141698229 gene encoding zinc finger A20 and AN1 domain-containing stress-associated protein 8-like, whose protein sequence is MEHNETGCQAPPEGPILCINNCGFFGSAATMNLCSKCHKDMILKQEQAKLAATSIENFVNGSSSSCEKDPVAADIVHTRVDLPEAKVISVASLIISGSGESDKTNAKEGPRRCSTCRKRVGLTGFKCRCGKLYCGSHRYSDKHECSFDYQTAARDAIAKANPVVKAEKLDKI, encoded by the coding sequence ATGGAACACAATGAAACAGGATGTCAAGCCCCTCCTGAAGGACCTATCTTGTGCATCAATAATTGTGGCTTCTTTGGAAGTGCGGCAACCATGAATTTGTGCTCTAAGTGCCACAAGGACATGATTTTAAAACAAGAGCAAGCTAAGCTTGCTGCAACATCCATCGAAAACTTTGTTAATGGATCATCAAGTAGCTGTGAGAAAGACCCTGTTGCTGCAGACATTGTGCATACGCGAGTTGATTTACCAGAGGCAAAGGTCATCTCGGTGGCATCACTTATCATTTCAGGTTCAGGTGAAAGTGACAAGACAAATGCGAAAGAAGGTCCTCGTCGCTGCAGTACTTGCAGGAAACGGGTTGGATTAACTGGATTTAAATGTCGTTGTGGTAAGCTTTACTGTGGATCACACCGCTATTCAGATAAACATGAGTGCTCCTTTGATTATCAAACTGCTGCACGGGATGCAATAGCCAAGGCTAATCCCGTCGTTAAGGCAGAAAAGCTTGATAAGATTTGA